The DNA segment TGTAGTCCGGCTCCGCCTTGGCGAAATAATTCAAGACCATAAGCTCCCGCACGGAACGCAAAAGCAGGGAGCGACGGAAGGTCTGTCCGGGTTTGACCAAAAGCTCCCGGCGGATGACTTTGTCCTTCGTTTTCGTGTTTCCTTCGATGTGCACCTTGTTGATTTTGGCCGGCACCCCTTCCGATATCTCGTAGGCCACGTTCACCAGCGTATCCACGGTGGTAATCCGGTCGGCAATGCGGGCGTAAAGGTAGCCGTCCTCCTGATAAACCCCGTACAGCTCCCCCATTGTCCGGTCGTACCTTTCCTGGCTGTACAAGTCCCCTTTTTGGAACGCCAAAACCCGTTTCAGACGGTCCTCGCCATAAAGCTTGTTGCCAGAAAAGGAGACATCCCCAAAGCGAAACTCCTTTCCCTCGTCAATCCAGACTTTGACGAACATATTCTTCAGTTCCGAATCGACCCAGACCGAATCGCGGGTGACGACGGCATTGATGTAACCCTTTTTCTTGTATTCCTCAATGACTTTTTCCTTGTTCGTTTCCAGCCGGTCGCGCAGGGGATCAGAGGAGCGGGAAACCAGTTCTTCGGCTTTCGGCTTGGATTTCATCCATTTGGCGATTTTGCCGGGGGAGAACACGGTTACCCCTTCGCTATACACTTCTTTGATTTTTACCTTCTCCCCTTCGCGGATGTTGAATTCGACGATTTCTACATCCGGCTTTGAGCCGGGCTTGGTTTGGGTTACTATTTGAGCCAGAAAGTATCCTTTGGACTGGTACAGCTCCTGCAAAAGCCTGATGTTTTCCTGAATGACGGCTGGGTTGGCGACCGCGCCAGCGGCCAAGGTCAGTTTGGCAAAAACGTCTTCCCGCTTGACCCCACGGGCGCCATTCACCTCCACCCGCTCGACGCGGGGAAACTCTGCAACCTCTATGAGCAAGTCCAAGCCATTGGCACGCGGAACGGCCTTTATTTGCACATCTTTGAAAAGCCCAAGCGAGTAAACTTGTCGGATGGCGGCCTGAACCCCGTCAGGCGTCAGACTGCGTCCAATTTGCAAACCTGAGATGTTGCGCACCAACGTTGGGTCGGCTGTGGCGGTCCCTACGATGCGGATGGAGAGAACTGGTTTTTCCGCCGCACCGGAAGTGGACGAGCCTTCCGGCTGGGCAAAAAGAAGCGGGGGGAAAAAAAGGAAAATTACTGCCGTAAAACCGGACCAAACCGTTCGCTTCTTCACGGTCATTGTATTATACCCTCCGGCAGAACTTTCTTTCGGAGTTTATTTAAACCGGCCCGAAAAAAAGAAGTTTCCCTTGTCAATACGCCTTCAACTGCCGGGCTTTTTTCATTATCCGGTCCACCGTGGGCAGGTAGAACTTTTCATACGGCGGGGCAAACGGAATGGGGGGCACGTCCAGCCCGGCCAGCCGCATCACCGGCGCATCGAGGTAATCAAACGCCTCCTCAGTTATGATGGCTGAAATTTCCGCCATCACCCCGGCCGTCTTGGGAGCTTCCTGCAGTAAAAGCGCCTTGCCGGTTTTCTTTACCGATTCACAGATGGTATTCTTGTCAATCGGCAGAAGCGTTTTCAAATCGATGACCTCACAGGAAATCCCTTCTTTTTCCAGTTTTTCCGCCGCCTCCATCGCCCATACCAACATCAAAGCGTAGGCCACAATGGTCATATCCTTGCCGGTTCGCTTCACTTCGGCTGGACCGATGGGCACCGTATAATCTCCTTCCGGCACCTCCCCTTTGACCGAGCGGTAGAGCCGCTTGTGTTCAAAGTAAAGCACCGGGTCCGGGTCGCGGATGGCGGCTAAAAGCATTCCCTTGGCATCGTAGGGATTGGAGGGCATAACCACTTTCAGACCGGGGCAATGGACAAACCAGGCCTCGTTTATTTGCGAATGATACAGTCCGCCGCCGACATCCCCCCCGCAGCAGATCCGCACGACCAAGGGAACGCTCCAAGCCCCCCCCGTGCGGTAGCGGATTTTGGCCGCCTGCTGGACAATCTGGTCCATCGCCGGGGAAACGAAGTCGGCGAACTGGATTTCCGGCACAGGGCGCATCCCGACCAAGGCCGAGCCGATCCCCGCACCGACAATCAGGTTTTCCGAAATCGGCGAATCGATGACCCGGTACTCTCCATATTTTTTCTGCAGCCCCTTGGTCGCCTTGAAAACGCCGCCGTACAGACCGATATCCTCGCCGATTAGATAGACCCGCTCGTCGCGGGCCATTTCCTGATCCAAGGCCTCGGTGATGGCATCAATAAACGTGATTACTCTACCCATTTTCTCTCCTTTTAACGTTATAGCCGGTCGGGGGCCTCCGCCTTGAAATCGGCGTAAATATCGCTCAAAACCCACTCTACCGGGCCGTAGTCGGTCGCCTCGGCAAAATCCACGGCCTCGTCAATTTCCTTATCGATTTGTTCCACGAACTTCTGCTTCTCTTCCATGGTCAGCTTTTTGTTGTCCATCAGGTATTTTTCGTAAGCTGGTATCGGGTCCCGCGTTTTCCAGTAGGTCACTTCCTCCGGTGAGCGATAGTCCGCCGGGTCAATTTCGGAATGCCCATACCAGCGGTAGGTTTTCATCTCAATCAAAGTCGGACCTTCCCCCCTTCGAGCGCTGGCAATCGCCGGTGCCGTCGTCCCCCAAACCTTCATCACGTCGTTGCCGTCGATCGAAACTCCCGGAATACCGACTCCGTCGGCACGACGGGAAAAATCCTCAAACGCTCCCACCAGCCGGGCCGGTACCGACTCTCCCCAGAGGTTGTTTTGCACGATGAAAACGATCGGCAGCTTGTGCACAGCGGCAAAATTTACCGCTTCATACCAAGGCCCCATTGCTGTGCCCCCCTCGCCGACGAAAGCCAGCGCTACGTATGGCTCCTTGCGGATTTTGTAGGCCAAAGCGACACCGACGGCCAAAACGGTCTGGCTGGCAACCGTGGAAGCCGGGGTGATGATGTTGGCCGGCTT comes from the Verrucomicrobiia bacterium genome and includes:
- the bamA gene encoding outer membrane protein assembly factor BamA, with translation MTVKKRTVWSGFTAVIFLFFPPLLFAQPEGSSTSGAAEKPVLSIRIVGTATADPTLVRNISGLQIGRSLTPDGVQAAIRQVYSLGLFKDVQIKAVPRANGLDLLIEVAEFPRVERVEVNGARGVKREDVFAKLTLAAGAVANPAVIQENIRLLQELYQSKGYFLAQIVTQTKPGSKPDVEIVEFNIREGEKVKIKEVYSEGVTVFSPGKIAKWMKSKPKAEELVSRSSDPLRDRLETNKEKVIEEYKKKGYINAVVTRDSVWVDSELKNMFVKVWIDEGKEFRFGDVSFSGNKLYGEDRLKRVLAFQKGDLYSQERYDRTMGELYGVYQEDGYLYARIADRITTVDTLVNVAYEISEGVPAKINKVHIEGNTKTKDKVIRRELLVKPGQTFRRSLLLRSVRELMVLNYFAKAEPDYTVLENGDVDLIFKVEEKPTGQLQLGGGYSGQDKFVLTLGVGIPNFMGNGQSLSMNADIGGRRKSVSFSFTEPWFRDTPTLVGIDIFNVERQYYEDYTEQTTGLSLRLGRRLRWPDNYFRILWNYRLENLRYYEFRPGYVVPGLTDVDWPRITSSTGFSIIRDSRDLAQFATRGSVASYTMEYAGGPLQGDYQYHKHVFEASKFFKTFGKFVLVGKLKVGVVDGPQGDSGIPPAERFSPGGVDPDGIIRGYQDGTIGPRHDNGALRWGRSELIYNLEYQFPVVQDQVYALAFFDAGNAWLAGYQIHPFSDLKTSAGLGFRVAVPGLGTIGFDFGYGFTEIKNSLGQRIDGKKWRPHFQIGSTF
- a CDS encoding alpha-ketoacid dehydrogenase subunit beta, which encodes MGRVITFIDAITEALDQEMARDERVYLIGEDIGLYGGVFKATKGLQKKYGEYRVIDSPISENLIVGAGIGSALVGMRPVPEIQFADFVSPAMDQIVQQAAKIRYRTGGAWSVPLVVRICCGGDVGGGLYHSQINEAWFVHCPGLKVVMPSNPYDAKGMLLAAIRDPDPVLYFEHKRLYRSVKGEVPEGDYTVPIGPAEVKRTGKDMTIVAYALMLVWAMEAAEKLEKEGISCEVIDLKTLLPIDKNTICESVKKTGKALLLQEAPKTAGVMAEISAIITEEAFDYLDAPVMRLAGLDVPPIPFAPPYEKFYLPTVDRIMKKARQLKAY
- a CDS encoding thiamine pyrophosphate-dependent dehydrogenase E1 component subunit alpha: KKTPGKIHSSPADSMKVAYEKPKPEKTSEFTLSPKEKKELYYLLLKCRMFDERFRKLFRAGRFAGTYFSAVGQEATTVVPAYKLLPQDFIGPAHRELGCNIVRAPLKMIAAQIYARSNSPDKGLSHPCHYGYKPANIITPASTVASQTVLAVGVALAYKIRKEPYVALAFVGEGGTAMGPWYEAVNFAAVHKLPIVFIVQNNLWGESVPARLVGAFEDFSRRADGVGIPGVSIDGNDVMKVWGTTAPAIASARRGEGPTLIEMKTYRWYGHSEIDPADYRSPEEVTYWKTRDPIPAYEKYLMDNKKLTMEEKQKFVEQIDKEIDEAVDFAEATDYGPVEWVLSDIYADFKAEAPDRL